In one Candidatus Nomurabacteria bacterium genomic region, the following are encoded:
- a CDS encoding class F sortase, with amino-acid sequence MASGLYIDQKRDFHVVRWLIILGVVLLLAATGYYAYEWYTTGARPPLVPLPAVAYADPSVNETPITKKQINDYKVPATHPRYISIPALGITKARVVIVGLLKNNELDTPLHIDDTAWYDKSAFPGQGYGVVLIDGHNGGISRDGIFVHLDKLKNGDTITIERGDGKKFTYDVVENRTVSLKEANTTGMNRLLEPYNSNKEGLGLITCAGTWIPRDHVFNERIMVRAVAE; translated from the coding sequence ATGGCGAGCGGTCTATACATTGACCAGAAGAGGGATTTTCATGTTGTCAGGTGGCTGATTATTCTTGGTGTTGTTTTGCTGCTTGCGGCCACTGGCTACTACGCATACGAATGGTATACTACGGGCGCCCGACCACCACTCGTGCCGTTGCCGGCTGTCGCATATGCCGATCCGTCAGTCAACGAGACACCCATCACAAAGAAACAAATCAACGACTACAAAGTGCCCGCGACGCATCCGCGCTACATCAGCATACCTGCACTTGGTATAACAAAAGCTCGCGTCGTGATTGTCGGCCTACTTAAAAATAACGAGCTCGACACGCCACTTCACATAGACGACACAGCTTGGTACGACAAGAGTGCCTTTCCTGGCCAAGGATACGGAGTGGTCTTGATAGACGGGCACAATGGCGGCATTAGCCGTGATGGTATTTTCGTACATCTCGACAAGCTAAAGAACGGCGATACCATTACCATAGAGCGCGGCGACGGCAAAAAGTTCACTTATGACGTCGTTGAAAACCGCACAGTATCACTCAAAGAGGCAAATACGACTGGCATGAATCGCCTGCTTGAACCATATAACTCCAACAAAGAAGGCTTAGGTCTCATTACTTGTGCTGGCACCTGGATACCTCGAGATCATGTATTTAACGAACGCATAATGGTTCGCGCGGTAGCCGAATAA
- the rplO gene encoding 50S ribosomal protein L15: MTKYNELQVAAKKSRKRVGRGIAAGQGKTAGRGTKGQGSRTGKKLSATFMGGQTSMVQAVPKSRGFKSMRTPAQIVYLDHLNAFKGKTVDNMTLFENGYISTPFHTVKVIARGELTEKVNLKVQGASKSVQEAIVKAGGTFEKVPTPIKKSTKAAEAADK; encoded by the coding sequence ATGACTAAGTACAACGAACTACAAGTTGCCGCAAAGAAGTCACGCAAGCGCGTTGGCCGCGGTATCGCTGCAGGCCAGGGTAAAACCGCTGGTCGTGGTACCAAGGGTCAAGGCTCTCGTACGGGTAAAAAATTGAGCGCTACCTTCATGGGCGGCCAAACGTCTATGGTTCAGGCCGTGCCAAAGAGTCGTGGCTTCAAGAGCATGCGCACTCCTGCACAGATAGTCTACCTAGACCACCTGAACGCTTTCAAAGGCAAAACCGTCGACAACATGACACTGTTTGAAAATGGCTACATCTCGACACCATTCCACACGGTCAAAGTTATCGCTCGCGGTGAACTGACAGAAAAGGTTAACCTGAAAGTACAGGGTGCCAGCAAGTCAGTACAGGAAGCTATCGTTAAAGCCGGTGGTACATTTGAAAAGGTTCCTACACCTATCAAAAAATCTACCAAAGCAGCTGAAGCAGCAGATAAATAG
- the secY gene encoding preprotein translocase subunit SecY — protein MNWKTIFRSLKNRDMQKRLGVVLALIVVYRFLAHIPVPLAEPTKLKQVIDSVVNASDFGGFLNLLSGGALASFSIVLVGMSPFITASIITQLLTKAIPKLEELHKDGESGRRKINQWTRLITVPLAIVQSIAFIYILRQTVLAGNTTVLNNTSALEWVVAVLAMTVGAVLLMWLGELMTEQGIGNGISMVIFAGIISQLPNTMASLGASLTDTSHGTLNVFGWFHIPVNPTSFWVSIVIGIASLIVLYILVKINEAQRVITINYAKRVQGNSNYGGVKSILPIKLIAAGVIPVIFAVAFLSLPAFVGQVLKATGNAQYLDLANNLITWFQAPQPGQFTGDTLSALIYPASYFALVIIFTYFYTGIVFNSNEIAENLQKQGGFIEGVRPGIQTEKYLSQTVNRLILFGSIVLGVIAVMPFIAEYLFARFGVTGIQNLAIGGTGILIVVSVALESLRQINSRALMVTYDDYK, from the coding sequence ATGAACTGGAAAACTATCTTTCGATCACTAAAAAACCGTGACATGCAAAAACGCCTTGGCGTCGTGTTGGCGCTCATAGTCGTATATCGATTCTTAGCGCACATACCCGTACCGCTTGCAGAACCAACCAAACTTAAACAAGTTATTGATTCAGTGGTGAACGCTAGCGACTTTGGCGGATTTTTGAATCTGCTATCTGGTGGCGCACTCGCAAGCTTCTCAATCGTACTAGTGGGAATGAGCCCGTTCATTACGGCAAGCATCATTACTCAGCTTTTGACCAAAGCCATACCAAAGCTAGAAGAGCTACATAAAGACGGCGAATCAGGTCGTCGAAAGATCAACCAGTGGACACGCCTCATTACTGTTCCTTTGGCCATAGTCCAATCAATCGCCTTCATCTATATCTTGCGCCAGACTGTTTTGGCGGGCAACACAACAGTCCTTAATAACACGTCAGCGTTAGAGTGGGTCGTAGCTGTCTTGGCGATGACCGTAGGCGCAGTACTACTGATGTGGCTCGGTGAGCTCATGACAGAGCAAGGTATAGGTAACGGTATTTCTATGGTGATTTTTGCCGGCATCATCAGCCAACTTCCAAATACGATGGCGTCCCTTGGGGCCTCCCTAACGGACACTTCTCATGGCACGCTCAACGTCTTTGGATGGTTTCACATACCCGTCAATCCAACCTCATTTTGGGTGTCAATTGTCATCGGAATCGCCTCGCTCATCGTTCTGTATATACTCGTAAAGATCAACGAAGCGCAGCGTGTCATCACTATTAACTACGCCAAGCGCGTGCAGGGCAACAGCAACTACGGTGGCGTAAAGAGCATTCTACCGATTAAACTCATTGCTGCCGGCGTGATTCCAGTCATCTTTGCCGTCGCGTTCCTTAGCCTTCCAGCCTTCGTCGGCCAAGTTTTAAAAGCTACCGGCAACGCGCAATATCTTGATCTCGCCAACAACCTGATCACATGGTTCCAAGCGCCACAGCCTGGACAGTTTACGGGCGATACATTAAGCGCGCTCATTTACCCAGCCAGCTACTTTGCGCTTGTTATAATCTTTACGTACTTCTATACGGGCATCGTCTTTAATAGCAACGAAATCGCCGAGAACCTGCAAAAGCAAGGTGGCTTCATAGAGGGCGTTCGACCAGGTATCCAGACAGAGAAATACCTGTCACAAACCGTCAACCGACTCATCCTCTTCGGATCAATCGTACTCGGCGTTATCGCTGTCATGCCGTTCATAGCTGAGTACTTGTTTGCACGATTCGGCGTCACAGGTATACAAAACCTCGCCATCGGTGGCACGGGTATCCTCATTGTTGTTTCAGTAGCTCTCGAAAGCTTGCGTCAGATCAATTCACGCGCGCTCATGGTTACTTACGACGACTACAAATAA